From one Gemmobacter sp. genomic stretch:
- a CDS encoding cyclase family protein: MTSAAVLQNLGAMILSGGIEVVDCSAPLGPDTPLLKLPPELAKDTPPVKIHKISEYDKDGPFWAWNWLELGEHSGTHFDAPHHWITGKDNPEGYTDTLKVQRLVAPVNVLDFSKEAAENNDFLLTIDHVKAWEAKHGEIGKDEWVVMRSDWDKRNHDEALYLNADANGPHTPGPTAEVIQYLVDKGIVGWGTQCIGTDAGLAGGMTPPFPAHNLLHANNRFGLASLTNLDKLPPKGAILIAAPLKIKEGTGSPIRALALVAKG; encoded by the coding sequence ATGACCTCTGCCGCCGTATTGCAGAACCTTGGGGCCATGATCCTGTCCGGGGGAATCGAGGTGGTCGATTGCTCGGCACCGCTGGGGCCGGACACGCCGCTTTTGAAGCTGCCGCCGGAACTGGCCAAGGACACCCCGCCGGTGAAGATCCACAAGATCAGCGAATACGACAAGGACGGTCCGTTCTGGGCGTGGAACTGGCTGGAACTGGGCGAACATTCGGGCACCCATTTCGACGCGCCGCACCACTGGATCACCGGCAAGGACAACCCCGAAGGCTACACCGACACGCTGAAGGTGCAGCGCTTGGTCGCCCCGGTGAACGTGCTGGATTTCAGCAAGGAAGCCGCCGAAAACAACGACTTCCTGCTGACCATCGACCATGTGAAGGCCTGGGAGGCCAAGCATGGCGAGATCGGCAAGGATGAATGGGTCGTCATGCGGTCGGACTGGGACAAGCGCAACCATGACGAGGCGCTGTATCTGAACGCCGATGCCAACGGCCCCCACACCCCCGGGCCGACCGCCGAGGTGATCCAGTATCTGGTGGACAAGGGCATCGTCGGCTGGGGCACCCAGTGCATCGGCACCGATGCGGGTCTGGCGGGCGGCATGACCCCGCCCTTCCCGGCGCACAACCTGCTGCATGCGAACAACCGCTTCGGCCTGGCCTCGTTGACCAACCTCGACAAGCTGCCGCCGAAAGGCGCGATCCTGATCGCGGCGCCGCTGAAGATCAAGGAAGGCACCGGCTCGCCGATTCGCGCGCTGGCTCTGGTCGCGAAGGGCTGA
- a CDS encoding ABC transporter permease, with amino-acid sequence MLDGRGKVKRRAGLRLWLSALWLALALAAALLAPWIAPHDPLAQDLFAGRMPPFWVERADPLYWLGTDSLGRDVLSRILHGGRVAFAVALVAGVVTAALGATLGLLAGFYRGWVDVVISRLIDIWMAFPPVLFSILLIAVMGPGLTSIIIAIVVIDWTRFARVVRAEAMGQGAMDYVASAQVAGRGRFSTLVVEILPNVLPTIVVLLTLEMGIAVIVEAILSFVNLSISTDQPTWGGMIAEGRTSVHQAWWVLVFPLIALFLTVLSFSQLGEGLKDRFDPVLR; translated from the coding sequence ATGCTTGACGGACGGGGCAAGGTCAAACGCCGCGCGGGGCTGCGGCTGTGGTTGTCGGCGCTGTGGCTGGCGCTGGCGCTGGCGGCGGCGCTGCTGGCGCCGTGGATCGCGCCGCATGATCCGCTGGCGCAGGATCTGTTCGCGGGCCGGATGCCGCCCTTCTGGGTGGAGCGGGCTGATCCGCTGTATTGGCTGGGCACCGATTCGCTGGGCCGCGACGTTCTCAGCCGCATCCTGCACGGGGGCCGCGTGGCCTTTGCCGTGGCGCTGGTGGCGGGGGTGGTCACGGCGGCGCTGGGGGCGACGCTGGGTCTGTTGGCCGGGTTCTACCGTGGCTGGGTGGATGTGGTGATCTCGCGCCTGATCGACATCTGGATGGCGTTTCCGCCGGTGCTGTTTTCCATCCTGCTGATCGCGGTGATGGGGCCGGGGCTGACATCCATCATCATCGCCATCGTGGTGATCGACTGGACCCGCTTTGCCCGCGTGGTGCGGGCCGAGGCAATGGGGCAGGGCGCGATGGATTATGTTGCCTCGGCGCAAGTGGCCGGGCGGGGCCGGTTTTCCACCCTGGTGGTCGAGATCCTGCCCAACGTGCTGCCCACCATCGTCGTGCTGCTGACGCTGGAAATGGGGATCGCGGTGATCGTCGAGGCGATCCTGAGTTTCGTGAACCTGTCGATTTCCACCGATCAGCCCACCTGGGGCGGCATGATCGCCGAAGGGCGCACCTCGGTGCATCAGGCCTGGTGGGTGCTGGTGTTCCCGCTGATTGCCCTGTTCCTGACCGTGCTGTCGTTTTCCCAACTTGGCGAAGGGTTGAAAGACCGCTTCGATCCGGTGCTGCGATGA
- a CDS encoding ABC transporter substrate-binding protein has product MKLSRRSLLQASAASAALAFAGPALAQGINELVIAYNVNLPSWDPTTGPSAVNPTLQGLYQAVFDQYFVQNPDLSQSPGLLTAYGWSDDFKSIWMEVREGVKWHDGTPFTAEDVAWSLSRVGKPETGSPIQFVWANLSNFKVAGNRVTADAAAYDSTLFKWMYFLTGYPMPKAYYEKVGAAGFEAAPIGTGPYMVEKYERNAFVRLKAFPDYWGPKPDFETVTIKFVTDAASRVAEVESGNSHVTLEMPYEEFDRLKAKAGLAGVAKPVSDIGMIFFNDIDVMKDENVRKAAVLAVDKKTIIDRLLSGYGVPLDTLQTPDYDAYDPAIKVDYNPALAKELLAKSGYSTSNPVKFKIQTTKGFKPKDYEMIQAIVGLWRRVGIEAEIEVIEIAKHYELRAADQLAPAAFYNWGNSIADPVTSTGHAMYGPSPNSVWDGQDLIDMINPLWAETDEAKRMAGWKAVDRYIADHALVLPLLQYVQPILHDARVVVMPHASGALLPQLMKRA; this is encoded by the coding sequence ATGAAACTTTCGCGCCGCAGCCTGCTGCAAGCCTCTGCCGCCAGTGCCGCACTGGCCTTTGCCGGGCCGGCCCTGGCCCAGGGCATCAACGAACTGGTCATCGCCTACAACGTCAACCTGCCCAGCTGGGATCCGACGACCGGCCCCTCGGCGGTGAACCCGACGTTGCAGGGCCTGTATCAGGCGGTGTTCGACCAGTATTTCGTCCAGAACCCCGACCTGTCGCAATCGCCGGGCCTGCTGACCGCCTATGGCTGGTCGGACGATTTCAAGTCGATCTGGATGGAGGTGCGCGAGGGCGTGAAATGGCACGACGGCACCCCCTTCACCGCCGAGGATGTCGCATGGAGCCTGTCGCGCGTCGGCAAGCCGGAAACCGGCAGCCCGATCCAGTTCGTCTGGGCCAACCTGTCGAACTTCAAGGTGGCGGGCAACCGCGTCACCGCCGATGCGGCGGCCTATGATTCGACGCTGTTCAAATGGATGTACTTCCTGACCGGCTATCCGATGCCCAAGGCCTATTACGAAAAGGTCGGTGCGGCGGGGTTCGAGGCTGCGCCCATCGGGACCGGCCCCTACATGGTGGAAAAATACGAACGCAACGCCTTTGTCCGCCTGAAGGCCTTCCCCGACTACTGGGGGCCGAAACCCGATTTCGAAACGGTGACCATCAAGTTCGTCACCGATGCCGCCAGCCGCGTGGCCGAGGTGGAATCGGGCAACAGCCATGTCACGCTGGAAATGCCCTACGAGGAATTCGACCGGCTGAAGGCCAAGGCGGGGCTGGCCGGCGTGGCCAAGCCGGTGTCGGACATCGGCATGATCTTCTTCAACGACATCGACGTGATGAAGGACGAAAACGTCCGTAAGGCCGCCGTGCTGGCCGTCGACAAGAAGACCATCATCGACCGCCTGCTGTCGGGCTATGGTGTGCCGCTGGATACGCTGCAAACCCCGGATTACGACGCCTACGATCCTGCGATCAAGGTTGACTACAACCCCGCGCTGGCCAAGGAGCTGCTGGCGAAATCGGGGTATTCGACCTCGAACCCGGTCAAGTTCAAGATCCAGACCACCAAGGGCTTCAAGCCCAAGGATTACGAGATGATCCAGGCCATCGTCGGCCTGTGGCGCCGCGTGGGGATCGAGGCGGAAATCGAGGTGATCGAGATCGCCAAGCACTATGAGCTGCGCGCGGCCGACCAGCTGGCCCCGGCGGCGTTCTACAACTGGGGCAACTCGATTGCCGATCCGGTCACCTCGACCGGCCATGCGATGTACGGGCCGTCGCCGAACTCGGTCTGGGACGGGCAGGATCTGATCGACATGATCAACCCGCTGTGGGCCGAAACCGACGAGGCCAAGCGCATGGCTGGCTGGAAGGCGGTGGACCGCTATATCGCGGATCACGCGCTGGTGCTGCCGCTGCTGCAATATGTGCAGCCGATCCTGCACGATGCGCGTGTGGTGGTGATGCCCCATGCCTCGGGCGCGCTGTTGCCGCAGCTGATGAAGCGGGCCTGA
- a CDS encoding glycerate kinase, giving the protein MDQTDRALLTDLFTTAVAAADPLRALAAHLPPRPKGRTVVIGAGKGAAQLAAAFEQLWDGPLSGVVVTRYGYGCPTRTIRVLEAAHPVPDAAGLAASAALMQAVQGLGPDDLVVALVCGGGSALLPMPPGDLTLEDEAALNRALLASGAPISAMNAIRKQVSGIKGGRLALAAAPARVVSLVVSDVPGDDPAQVASGPTVPDATTRDQARALVANWRIALPPRVAAWLAGDRGQAPDPADPGFARCETRVIASARLSLEAAADRAQALGLPAVILSDAIEGEAREVARVHAAIAREVAARNRPFPRPVVILSGGETTVTLRGQGRGGRNSEFLLALALAAEGTPFAALAADTDGIDGSEQNAGAFATGTSASRLRALGQDPAAQLADNNAWTAFDALGDLFAPGPTGTNVNDFRAILIR; this is encoded by the coding sequence ATGGACCAGACCGACCGCGCCCTGCTGACCGACCTGTTCACCACCGCCGTGGCGGCCGCCGACCCCCTGCGCGCGCTGGCCGCCCATCTGCCACCGCGCCCAAAAGGGCGAACGGTGGTGATCGGTGCCGGCAAGGGCGCCGCCCAGCTGGCCGCCGCCTTTGAGCAGTTGTGGGACGGCCCGTTGTCGGGCGTGGTCGTCACCCGCTATGGCTATGGCTGCCCCACCCGCACCATTCGCGTGCTGGAGGCGGCGCATCCCGTCCCCGATGCCGCTGGCCTTGCGGCATCCGCGGCGCTGATGCAGGCGGTGCAGGGCCTTGGCCCCGACGATCTGGTCGTGGCGCTGGTCTGCGGCGGCGGATCCGCGCTGCTGCCGATGCCCCCGGGCGATCTGACGCTGGAGGATGAGGCGGCGCTGAACCGTGCGCTGCTGGCCTCGGGCGCGCCGATTTCGGCCATGAACGCGATCCGCAAGCAGGTGTCCGGCATCAAGGGCGGGCGGCTGGCATTGGCCGCGGCCCCGGCCCGAGTGGTGTCGCTGGTGGTGTCCGACGTGCCGGGCGACGATCCGGCGCAGGTCGCCTCCGGCCCCACGGTGCCAGATGCCACGACCCGCGATCAGGCCCGCGCGCTGGTGGCCAACTGGCGCATCGCCCTGCCGCCCCGGGTCGCCGCCTGGCTGGCAGGCGATCGGGGCCAAGCCCCCGATCCCGCCGATCCCGGCTTTGCCCGCTGCGAAACCCGCGTCATCGCCTCGGCCCGCCTCTCGCTCGAGGCGGCGGCGGACCGCGCGCAGGCGCTTGGTCTCCCCGCCGTCATCCTCTCCGACGCGATCGAGGGCGAAGCGCGCGAGGTGGCCCGCGTCCATGCCGCCATCGCGCGCGAGGTGGCGGCGCGCAACCGCCCCTTCCCGCGCCCGGTGGTGATCCTGTCGGGCGGCGAAACCACGGTGACGCTGCGGGGGCAGGGGCGCGGCGGGCGCAACAGCGAATTCCTGCTGGCGCTGGCACTTGCGGCCGAAGGCACGCCCTTTGCCGCGCTGGCCGCGGATACCGATGGCATCGACGGATCGGAACAGAACGCCGGCGCCTTTGCCACCGGCACCTCGGCCAGCCGCTTGCGCGCCCTTGGCCAGGATCCGGCCGCGCAGCTCGCCGACAACAACGCCTGGACCGCCTTTGACGCCCTGGGCGATCTGTTCGCCCCCGGCCCTACCGGCACCAACGTCAACGACTTCCGCGCCATCCTGATCCGCTAG
- a CDS encoding ABC transporter ATP-binding protein has product MSFLHVENLTVGLKGTGDRLLRRVSLAVDAGEVMGLVGESGAGKSMIGKAILGILPRSAEVLGGTITLDGEDLLALPPKVRRQRIGAKAALIPQDPLTALNPSRRIAPQIADRLVDILGWDRARATDRAREILAEVQIADPDRVLRSYPHELSGGMRQRILIASAFAAEPKLIVADEPTTALDVTVQKQILRLIRDMQARHGTALLFVTHDLGVVAKICQKMTVLYGGLVVEQTDVRSFFKAPGHPYSAALLAATPRHDDPAASLTPVPDAVIAAVRAEVAAADRSQRHG; this is encoded by the coding sequence ATGAGCTTTCTGCATGTGGAAAACCTGACCGTCGGGCTGAAGGGCACGGGCGACCGGCTGTTGCGCCGCGTCTCGCTGGCCGTCGATGCCGGCGAGGTGATGGGGCTGGTCGGCGAAAGCGGCGCCGGCAAGTCGATGATCGGCAAGGCGATCCTGGGCATCCTGCCCCGCTCGGCCGAGGTGCTGGGCGGCACGATCACCCTGGATGGCGAAGACCTGCTGGCCTTGCCCCCCAAGGTGCGCCGCCAGCGCATCGGCGCCAAGGCGGCGCTGATCCCGCAGGATCCGCTGACCGCGCTGAACCCCAGCCGCCGGATCGCGCCGCAGATCGCCGACCGGCTGGTCGACATTCTGGGCTGGGACCGCGCCCGCGCCACCGACCGCGCGCGCGAGATCCTGGCCGAGGTACAGATCGCCGATCCCGACCGTGTGCTGCGATCCTATCCGCACGAGCTGTCGGGCGGGATGCGCCAGCGCATCCTGATCGCCTCGGCCTTTGCGGCGGAACCAAAGCTGATCGTGGCGGATGAACCCACCACCGCGCTGGATGTGACGGTGCAAAAGCAGATCCTGCGCCTGATCCGCGACATGCAGGCCAGACACGGCACGGCCCTGCTGTTCGTGACCCACGATCTGGGGGTGGTCGCCAAGATCTGCCAGAAGATGACCGTGCTGTATGGCGGGCTGGTGGTGGAACAGACCGATGTGCGGTCGTTCTTCAAGGCGCCGGGCCACCCCTATTCCGCCGCCCTGCTGGCCGCCACCCCCCGCCACGACGACCCCGCCGCCAGCCTGACCCCGGTGCCCGATGCCGTCATCGCCGCCGTCCGGGCCGAGGTTGCCGCCGCAGACAGGAGCCAGCGCCATGGATGA
- a CDS encoding ABC transporter permease, with amino-acid sequence MLRRTLTRLATTLVTLFGVAVIVFVVIRVVPGDPIAMMLPPMATAEDIGRLRALYGLDESIAEQFLIWLGGVLRGDFGTSITMRQPVLGLVLGRLPATLELSVMALVIAVIWGGALALIGTRFRDGRAEAAIDVGNGMALSVPDFLWGLVLILLFGVLWPVFHISGRVSPSLELPFTTDFYLIESVLRLRFDLWADIVSHMFMPAVALALPLAAIIAQLLKQSLKETMHLDYVTLSRTKGYGETHVITREALPNAVLPTLTLVGVQFTFLIGGTVIIERLFSYEGLGNMAIDAVINRDLPLIQGIVILFALIFTGVNLVVDLLYTVLNPRLRHA; translated from the coding sequence GTGTTGCGAAGAACACTGACGCGGCTGGCAACGACGCTGGTCACGCTGTTTGGCGTGGCGGTGATCGTTTTCGTGGTGATCCGGGTGGTGCCCGGCGATCCGATTGCAATGATGCTGCCACCCATGGCCACGGCCGAGGATATCGGGCGGTTGCGGGCGCTGTATGGCTTGGACGAATCCATTGCCGAGCAGTTCCTGATCTGGCTGGGCGGCGTGCTGCGGGGGGATTTCGGCACCTCGATCACCATGCGCCAGCCGGTGCTGGGGCTGGTGCTGGGGCGCCTGCCGGCGACGCTGGAGCTGTCGGTGATGGCGCTGGTGATCGCGGTGATCTGGGGCGGTGCGCTGGCGCTGATCGGCACGCGGTTCCGCGATGGCCGGGCCGAGGCGGCGATCGACGTGGGCAACGGCATGGCGCTGTCGGTGCCGGATTTCCTGTGGGGGCTGGTGCTGATCCTGCTGTTCGGGGTGCTGTGGCCGGTGTTCCACATCTCGGGCCGCGTCTCGCCCAGTCTGGAGCTGCCGTTCACCACCGATTTCTACCTGATCGAAAGCGTGCTGCGGCTGCGGTTCGATCTGTGGGCGGATATCGTGTCGCACATGTTCATGCCGGCCGTCGCGCTGGCGCTGCCGCTGGCAGCGATCATCGCGCAGCTGCTCAAGCAGAGCCTCAAGGAAACGATGCACCTGGATTACGTCACGCTCAGCCGGACCAAGGGCTATGGCGAGACCCATGTGATCACGCGCGAGGCGCTGCCGAATGCGGTGCTGCCCACGCTGACGCTGGTGGGGGTGCAGTTCACCTTTCTGATCGGCGGCACCGTGATCATCGAGCGGCTGTTTTCCTATGAGGGGCTTGGCAACATGGCCATCGACGCGGTGATCAACCGCGACCTGCCGCTGATCCAGGGCATCGTGATCCTGTTCGCGCTGATCTTTACCGGGGTCAATCTGGTGGTCGATCTGCTGTATACCGTTCTGAACCCGAGGTTGCGCCATGCTTGA
- a CDS encoding ATP-binding cassette domain-containing protein encodes MDDIYDVQGLRLSLADMARKPLFGAVPRIEILKGMTFRIRRGEIVGIVGGSGSGKSTLGRALLRLLEPSGGRVLFEGTDITHLPEAALRSYRRRIQMIFQDPMSSLNPRHRVGQIIAAPLSLHGVADPMDTALQALDQVGLPRGFASRYPHELSGGQRQRVGIARAIALRPDFILADEIVSGLDVSSQAQVLAILKDRVRDLGLTLAFISHDLSVIRRLCDRVIVLYQGQIVEDGPCDQVFAHPQADYTRELLAAIPDPDPETAWF; translated from the coding sequence ATGGATGACATCTACGACGTGCAGGGCCTGCGGCTGTCGCTGGCCGACATGGCGCGCAAGCCGCTGTTCGGCGCGGTGCCCCGGATCGAGATCCTCAAGGGCATGACCTTTCGCATCCGGCGGGGGGAAATCGTGGGGATCGTCGGTGGCTCGGGATCGGGCAAATCCACGCTTGGGCGCGCGCTGTTGCGGTTGCTGGAACCCTCGGGCGGGCGGGTGCTGTTCGAAGGCACCGACATCACCCATCTGCCCGAGGCGGCGTTGCGGTCCTATCGCCGGCGGATCCAGATGATCTTTCAGGATCCCATGTCGTCCCTGAACCCGCGCCACCGGGTGGGCCAGATCATTGCGGCGCCCCTGTCGCTGCACGGGGTGGCCGACCCGATGGACACCGCCTTGCAGGCGCTGGACCAGGTTGGCCTGCCGCGCGGCTTTGCCAGCCGCTATCCGCACGAATTGTCGGGCGGCCAGCGCCAACGGGTGGGCATCGCCCGCGCCATCGCCCTGCGGCCCGATTTCATCCTGGCGGATGAGATTGTGTCGGGGCTGGATGTGTCCAGCCAGGCGCAGGTGCTGGCCATTCTCAAGGACCGGGTGCGCGATCTGGGGCTGACGCTGGCCTTCATCAGCCACGACCTGTCGGTGATCCGGCGGCTGTGCGACCGGGTGATCGTCCTGTATCAAGGTCAGATCGTCGAGGATGGGCCCTGCGATCAGGTCTTTGCCCATCCGCAGGCCGATTACACGCGCGAATTGCTGGCCGCGATCCCGGATCCCGATCCCGAAACGGCGTGGTTCTAG
- a CDS encoding NAD(P)/FAD-dependent oxidoreductase has product MGADHVIIGSGINALVAAALLSRKGKKVLVLEREEVAGGCLRTEAATLPGFTHDVMATTFVLFITSPAYAELAGDLARHGLEFCHTPHPTAVLRPGGEALVLTTDRAENIRNFNAVLPGEGDQHGRDVGTLESDAPFLFSLLGGNLWSWKTAKLLLGQARRRGLAGLAAWFGSALAPARGWLETQYRSPVVQALWAPWVLHCGLTPESAYSGQMAKVVAFALEAAGAPIVKGGSAAAVNAFVRLIEANGGEIRTGADVDRILVKDGKVTGLRLTGGEEIAAKSILASVAPGQLYGRLLDGVNLPDDRAATSTFRHGRADFQLHYALDRVPEWTTPGLEQVALIHLADGIDSVSKSANEAERGLFPETPTICVGQPTALDPSRAPDGKAVIWIQIPDAPRIIKGDAAGELTGRTWDEATREAFADRIEEILARHIKDFDAIKLARRAYSPADLEAMNINLVGGDPYGGACSIDQFFIWRPFAHSAKGATVRGLVHIGASTHPGPGLGGGSGYLAAKGLGA; this is encoded by the coding sequence ATGGGGGCCGATCACGTCATCATCGGGTCGGGCATCAACGCGCTGGTCGCGGCGGCCCTGCTGTCGCGCAAGGGCAAGAAGGTGCTGGTGCTGGAACGCGAGGAGGTGGCCGGCGGCTGCCTGCGCACCGAAGCCGCCACCCTGCCCGGGTTCACCCATGACGTGATGGCCACCACCTTTGTGCTGTTCATCACCTCTCCGGCCTATGCCGAACTGGCCGGGGATCTGGCCCGGCACGGGCTGGAGTTCTGCCATACCCCCCACCCGACCGCCGTGCTGCGGCCGGGTGGCGAGGCGCTGGTCCTGACCACCGACCGCGCCGAGAACATCAGGAATTTCAACGCCGTCCTGCCCGGCGAGGGCGATCAGCACGGCCGCGACGTGGGCACGCTGGAATCGGACGCGCCCTTTCTGTTCAGCCTGCTGGGCGGCAACCTGTGGTCGTGGAAAACCGCGAAACTGCTGCTGGGCCAGGCGCGGCGGCGCGGGCTGGCGGGGCTGGCCGCCTGGTTCGGCAGCGCGCTGGCCCCGGCGCGCGGCTGGCTGGAAACCCAATACCGCAGCCCCGTGGTGCAGGCCCTGTGGGCGCCCTGGGTGCTGCATTGCGGCCTGACGCCCGAAAGCGCCTATTCCGGCCAGATGGCCAAGGTCGTGGCCTTTGCGCTGGAGGCGGCGGGCGCCCCGATCGTCAAGGGCGGCTCGGCCGCGGCGGTCAACGCCTTTGTCCGGCTGATCGAGGCGAATGGCGGCGAAATCCGCACCGGCGCCGATGTCGACCGGATCCTCGTCAAGGACGGCAAGGTGACCGGCCTGCGCCTGACCGGGGGCGAGGAGATTGCGGCGAAATCCATCCTTGCCTCGGTCGCGCCGGGGCAGCTTTATGGCCGGCTGCTGGACGGGGTGAACCTGCCCGACGACCGCGCGGCGACCAGCACCTTCCGCCATGGCCGGGCCGATTTCCAGCTGCATTACGCGCTGGACCGGGTGCCGGAATGGACCACCCCGGGGCTGGAACAGGTCGCCCTGATCCATCTGGCCGACGGGATCGATTCGGTGTCGAAATCGGCGAACGAGGCCGAGCGCGGCCTGTTCCCCGAAACCCCCACCATCTGCGTGGGCCAGCCCACCGCGCTGGACCCGTCGCGCGCCCCCGATGGCAAGGCGGTGATCTGGATCCAGATCCCCGACGCGCCCCGCATCATCAAGGGCGATGCGGCGGGCGAACTGACCGGCCGCACCTGGGACGAGGCGACGCGCGAGGCATTCGCCGACCGGATCGAGGAGATCCTTGCCCGCCACATCAAGGATTTCGACGCCATCAAGCTGGCCCGCCGCGCCTATAGCCCTGCGGATCTGGAGGCGATGAACATCAACCTGGTCGGCGGCGACCCCTATGGCGGGGCCTGTTCCATTGACCAGTTCTTCATCTGGCGGCCCTTTGCGCATTCGGCCAAGGGGGCCACGGTGCGGGGGCTGGTGCATATCGGCGCGTCCACCCACCCCGGCCCTGGCCTGGGCGGCGGATCGGGCTATCTGGCCGCCAAGGGACTGGGCGCATGA
- a CDS encoding NAD(P)/FAD-dependent oxidoreductase — MSDTFDAVLIGAGHNTLACALHLSARGWKVGVFEQAAEPGGAVRSGAYTLPGFRHDWAAMNLSLFAGSPFFKAYGPALMARGLELAPTTHPFASAFPDGRWLGVSTDMAQTQGNIARFSATDAATWARLAAQFPADANHLFALLGSPMRMRAFASIIWRLMRQRGISGAQDLGKFLLSSPRAWLEDTFESPHLRATLGAWGLHLDYAPDVAGGALFPYLEGMAGQAFGMVLAKGGAGSAISALVAEIAARGGHVECNAPVARIVQSGGAATGIELADGRIITARKAVIAGVAPKGLMQLTGGTGDATFDAAMTGYRHAPGTMMIHLAMDALPPWAAGAELHRYAYVHLAPSLDQMARTYQQALAGLLPDEPALVVGQPTVVDPSRAPDGKHVLWLQIRMVPGTILGDAAGQIGATDWAGAAEPMAERALDILERYAPGVRGHILARRIVTPAELEADNPNLVGGDQICGSHHLSQHFLFRPARGRTDGSTPLRNLHLTGAAVWPGAGTGAGPGWLLAQKLAGG, encoded by the coding sequence ATGAGCGACACGTTCGACGCCGTTCTGATCGGCGCGGGTCACAACACGCTGGCCTGTGCGCTGCATCTGTCGGCCCGGGGCTGGAAGGTGGGGGTATTCGAACAGGCGGCCGAGCCGGGTGGCGCGGTGCGCAGCGGCGCCTATACCCTGCCGGGTTTTCGCCACGACTGGGCGGCCATGAACCTGTCCCTGTTCGCCGGAAGTCCGTTTTTCAAGGCCTATGGCCCTGCCCTGATGGCGCGCGGGCTGGAACTGGCCCCCACGACGCACCCCTTTGCCAGCGCCTTCCCGGATGGCCGCTGGCTGGGCGTTTCCACCGACATGGCGCAGACCCAAGGCAACATCGCCCGTTTTTCCGCCACCGATGCCGCCACCTGGGCACGGCTGGCCGCCCAGTTCCCCGCCGATGCGAATCACCTGTTCGCGCTGCTTGGCTCGCCCATGAGGATGCGTGCGTTTGCATCTATTATCTGGCGTCTTATGCGGCAGCGCGGCATATCCGGTGCCCAGGATCTGGGCAAGTTCCTGTTGTCCTCGCCACGCGCCTGGCTGGAGGACACGTTCGAGTCTCCCCACCTGCGGGCCACCCTCGGCGCCTGGGGGCTGCATCTTGATTATGCTCCCGACGTCGCGGGTGGCGCGCTTTTTCCCTATCTGGAGGGGATGGCGGGCCAGGCCTTTGGCATGGTTCTGGCCAAGGGCGGGGCAGGCAGCGCCATATCCGCGCTGGTGGCCGAGATTGCGGCGCGCGGCGGCCATGTGGAATGCAACGCGCCGGTCGCCCGGATCGTCCAGTCCGGCGGCGCGGCCACCGGGATCGAACTGGCCGATGGCCGCATCATCACCGCGCGCAAGGCGGTGATCGCGGGCGTGGCGCCCAAGGGGCTGATGCAGCTGACCGGAGGCACCGGCGATGCCACCTTTGATGCCGCGATGACCGGCTATCGCCACGCACCGGGCACCATGATGATCCATCTGGCGATGGACGCGCTGCCCCCTTGGGCGGCGGGGGCCGAGCTGCACCGCTATGCCTATGTCCACCTGGCCCCCTCGCTGGACCAGATGGCGCGCACCTATCAACAGGCGCTGGCCGGGCTGTTGCCCGATGAACCCGCGCTGGTGGTGGGCCAGCCTACGGTGGTGGACCCCTCGCGCGCGCCGGATGGCAAGCATGTGCTGTGGCTGCAAATCCGCATGGTGCCGGGCACCATCCTGGGCGATGCGGCCGGGCAGATCGGCGCCACCGACTGGGCAGGTGCGGCCGAGCCGATGGCCGAACGCGCGCTGGACATTCTGGAACGCTATGCGCCAGGCGTGCGCGGCCATATCCTGGCCCGCCGCATCGTCACCCCGGCCGAGCTGGAGGCCGACAATCCTAATCTGGTCGGCGGCGACCAGATCTGCGGCAGCCACCACCTGTCGCAACATTTCCTATTCCGACCCGCCCGTGGCAGAACGGATGGGTCGACCCCGCTGCGCAACCTGCACCTGACCGGCGCCGCCGTATGGCCCGGGGCGGGAACGGGGGCAGGGCCGGGCTGGCTGCTGGCGCAAAAGCTGGCAGGCGGCTGA